Proteins from one Triticum aestivum cultivar Chinese Spring chromosome 7A, IWGSC CS RefSeq v2.1, whole genome shotgun sequence genomic window:
- the LOC123151938 gene encoding multiple organellar RNA editing factor 8, chloroplastic/mitochondrial produces MAMASRAVLLSRLSPLPAATSRFLLRPLAAAASLLPAATSPVQAAARGAVRCFATQPATSSLRDSSPNWSNRPPKETILLDGCDFEHWLVVIEPPAGDAANPDITRDEIIDSYIKTLAQVVGSEQEARQKIYSVSTRHYFAFGALVSEELSYKLKELPKVRWVLPDSYLDVRNKDYGGEPFIGGEAVPYDPKYHEEWVRNNARANERSRRSDRPRNFDRSRNFERRTENMQNFQNRDAPPGQQGFNGPPPGQNPGSMPPPPPPSQNRGNVPPPYTPGGPSNYQPQMQNPQAAYAPGGAPQMPNPQTGYAPGGAPQMPNPQTGYAPGRPPHMPNQQAGYVPSGASNYQQGGQAGYQGGPAGHQGGNQVYPRGNLPGGPGPAHPGSSPGYQGANAPPREGYGYPGGYNSSAPGGYNQQ; encoded by the exons ATGGCGATGGCATCGCGCGCCGTCCTCCTCTCCCGTCTATCGCCGCTCCCCGCTGCGACCTCTCGCTTCCTCCTCcgccctctcgccgccgccgccagcctcctcccGGCGGCGACCTCGCCCgtccaggcggcggcgcgcggggcggTGCGGTGCTTCGCCACACAGCCGGCGACGTCGTCGCTGCGGGACTCCTCGCCCAACTGGAGCAACCGGCCGCCCAAGGAGACTATCCTCCTCGATGGTTGCGACTTCGAACACTGGCTGGTAGTCATTGAGCCGCCCGCGGGCGACGCTGCTAATCCTGATATCACACGCGACGAGATCATCGATAGCTACATCAAGACCCTCGCCCAGGTCGTCGGAAG TGAGCAAGAAGCTAGGCAGAAGATATACTCGGTGTCAACGCGTCATTATTTTGCTTTTGGTGCCCTTGTATCTGAAGAACTCTCATATAAACTTAAAG AGCTGCCCAAAGTCCGCTGGGTTCTCCCTGATTCATACCTTGATGTCAGAAATAAGGACTATGGAG GGGaaccttttataggtggggaagcTGTTCCTTATGATCCTAAATATCACGAGGAATGGGTGAGGAACAATGCCCGTGCCAATGAAAGATCTCGGCGCAGCGATAGGCCCCGCAACTTTGATAGGTCAAGGAACTTTGAGAGGAGAACGGAGAACATGCAGAACTTCCAAAACAGAGATGCACCTCCTGGGCAGCAGGGTTTCAACGGCCCTCCACCTGGCCAGAACCCGGGCAGCATGCCTCCACCTCCACCACCTAGTCAGAACCGTGGCAACGTGCCTCCACCATATACTCCAGGTGGTCCATCAAATTACCAGCCCCAAATGCAGAACCCACAGGCAGCATACGCACCGGGCGGTGCACCCCAAATGCCGAACCCACAGACAGGGTACGCACCGGGCGGTGCACCCCAAATGCCAAACCCACAGACAGGGTACGCACCGGGCAGGCCCCCCCACATGCCGAACCAACAGGCGGGCTATGTCCCCAGTGGTGCTTCTAACTATCAGCAAGGTGGTCAAGCTGGCTACCAAGGTGGACCTGCTGGGCATCAGGGAGGTAACCAAGTTTACCCAAGAGGCAACTTGCCTGGCGGCCCTGGACCAGCACACCCAGGCAGCAGTCCTGGATATCAAGGTGCCAATGCACCCCCTCGTGAAGGTTATGGCTATCCTGGCGGCTACAACAGCAGTGCACCAGGTGGCTATAATCAGCAGTAA